From the genome of Trichosurus vulpecula isolate mTriVul1 chromosome X, mTriVul1.pri, whole genome shotgun sequence:
ccttattttgcagatgtggaagcTATGGcttagagagtttaaatgacttgcccaagggtggcctcgaggccacgggtggccctctgggtcctcccGTGGGACACTTTGACTGAACAGACTTGTTCTGTGAggttcaaagggctgcacttggggGTCTCCACCCCTggtttatatgcatataatagAATGATTCTTGAGTTGACTAACCATTGCTTTGTGTTGTCTGATCTTATTCACAGTTATTTTATTACCATTTGCCACATACTGACTAGCAATGAATGGTGCTTAATTATCATCTTACTATCATCCTCTTTTTTGGAGAGGAGTAGTAACATGGACCTTGAATTTGGACACTATAGATCCCAAAGTGCTATGGTTCACGTGACACATTGCTTCTTGAAATGGGCTTAAGTCTCTTTAGAGTCTGGGGTCTGTGAATACAGTACAGATATGCACAAATTGATAACGCTGtttctaatattatatataacCCACTTCTGTGAATATGGGTAGAGTGAAATAAGTGTAGGCCTCACTTGAGTTTTAGCCTTTGCTCTAGAGCAGTGAGTGATAGGTTAAGCAAACAGTTGATGAGCAAAGTCTAGATTAGGGGTTGACACCTTAAGGCACATACTGAAGGTGGCACATGAATGAATTTGTGGAATAAGAGGTAAAGTTGGAGTGGTGAGGAAGGGCTAAGGTATGTGAGTTCCAAGGCAAAATTGCGAAGTAGGTGACATTTTGTCTTTGGCCCCTTCTGTCTTTTCCTGATGTGCCCAGGCCCTTACCTCCAGGTGCCTCTCTGCTGTGGTATTTATTATTAGCTGATTCAGCGTCTGCTTATGACTTTCTTCCTTGGGGTGTTTGCATTTTAATGATGGACTTTCGATGCCTTCTAGACCCAAAAGAATGAAGTCGTGTGCTTCCTTTATTCTCTGCCCCTTCCACTGcctccaaaatgattttttaaaaggttactAACCTCAGTCTCATCCCTTTTAGGGTTAGCGTTCattgcttctctttcctctataATTGAGCAACATTTTCAAACTGTTTTCAGGTGAGATTACTGAAGAAGAGTTATTGAGAAGACTTCGTCAAATTAAAGAAGGTCCCCCACAACAAAACAATGATGAGAATAGAGGTATATAATATTTGGGGGAGATTAAGAAAAGGGGGGACTACTTAGGTACTTACTAGGGACCATAAATTATGCATAAGTTGGGGCAAATGAATCTGAATTCTCGGACAAGTGAGATATTTGTTGTGCTATTTTCAGTGGCCTGCTCAGTGTTCTGTTGGGACAGAATATCATTTAAATGAgaactttttttcttgatttccacAAAtaccctgaattttcccattgCTTACTAGTTCCTTTCCACAGAACAGTTACTTCCTCTCAAGCAAATAGAAATGTTCTGGCCTCTGCATTCTCAGCTTTTATGGTGTCTCCCTGCCAGTGGGAGGTAGGGCCTCAGAAGGGAAGGTCCATTTTTGTTCTTGAGCTCATCCCCTTGTGTACTGTGCTCAGGTTAGGTGCTAATACTGTGCATGAAAATCAGTGCTGTGTCCCTTATAAGCACTTGTAGTATTATTCCATCGAGGTGAAGTCAACTTGGAATCTTTGAAGttctcattttgttgttttgCAGTCTTAGCAAAGTTAAGGAGCAGTGATTTGTTTTTGGTAGTCCTAATTTTTGTagttcctatttttctttcttttttttttcttttttttttccttatagagTCAGCAGAAGATGTGTCTAACAGCGATTCCATCATAGACTGGCTTAATTCAGTCCGACAGACTGGAAATACAACAAGAAGTGGACAGAGAGGAAATCAATCTTGGAGAGCAGTGAGCAGGACTAACCCAAACAGTGGTGATTTCAGATTCAGTTTGGAAATAAATGTAAACCGTAATGGGACTCCGAGTTCAGATAACGAAAATGACTCGTCTGTAGAACCTTCCATTGGAGAAGATATCGAAAATAATAGCCCAACCGACATGGAAATTGAAAGAGCCGAGTCACCATTTATCAGGCAGCATGGATCTGAAAGGAACGCCCTTGAGGAATTAACTGAAGAAGTGTCTCTTCCCAGAGGTCAGAGAAGGGCAAGAAGCAGGAGTCCAGAGCAACGGAGGATCCGAGCAAGGACCGACAGAAGCAGGTCACCTTTGGTTTCAGTAACTGAGCTTCCCCGAAGAGGCCATCACAATGTCACATCTCAGACTTTCGAGAATTCTGTGGGAAACGAGGCAGAGGGGAGTTCTAGAACTAGGCAGCATGTGACATTGAGACAACACATGATGGGAACTGAACTGTCAAATGAAAATGCCATTTCATTTTCAGCTTCTGACATGAGAAACATCCCTCAGGCATCAGGTTCTTCAGAAACCAGTGGGAGTAATGAATCTCTAGCTCCTGGACAGAGACCTCCAACTATAGTCCTTGATCTTCAAGTGAGAAGAGTTCGTCCAGGGGAgtatagacagagagatagcatAGCTAGTAGAACTCGGTCGAGATCTCAGTCAACAAATAACACGGTCACTTACGAAAGTGAACGTGGAGGGTTCAGGCGCACATTTTCACGTTCAGAGAGAGCAGGAGTAAGAACTTATGTCAGCACTATCAGAATTCCCATTCGTAGAATCTTAAATACAGGATTAAGTGAGACGACTTCAGTTGCAATTCAGACCATGTTAAGGCAGATAATGACTGGCTTTGGTGAATTAAGCTACTTCATGTACAGTGATAGTGATACAGACCCCAGTGGCCCATCCTTGAGTCCAAGTCTTGACGAcccagaacttcagaacccaGGATTGGGTACTAGTGGTAGTGGAGGTGGCGTTAGTGCTAGTACTAGTGCTGGCGGAGGTgccagtagcagtagcagcagctccAGCATGGAAAGTTTAGAAACTAACTCTGAATTATATGATGGTAGCAACGAAGGAACCTCATCTGGTATTAGACGGGAAGGTAGAAATAGAGATAGGAGTTCGGTTACATTTGAAGAAAGTGGTTCTTTGCCTTTCCTTAGTCTAGCTCAGTTTTTCCTGTtaaatgaggaagatgatgacCAACCAAGAGGACTCACCAAAGAACAGATTGACAACCTGGCAATGCGAAATTTTGGTGAGAGCGATGCATTCAAAACCTGTAGTGTTTGTATCACTGAATACACTGAAGGCAACAAGCTCCGAAAACTGCCTTGTTCTCATGAATACCATGTTCACTGCATCGACCGCTGGTTATCAGAAAATTCCACTTGTCCCATATGTCGGAGAGCAGTCTTAACCTCTGGAAACAGAGAGAGTGTCGTCTAACTGAGATATGGACTTGGAGCTATCTCGCTGTTTAGAGTTGATGGGCAAAACCTGAAAACAGTTGTCACT
Proteins encoded in this window:
- the RLIM gene encoding E3 ubiquitin-protein ligase RLIM; the protein is MENSDSNDKGSVDQSEAQRRRQLDRLDREEAFYHFVNNLSEEDYRLMRDNNLLGTPGEITEEELLRRLRQIKEGPPQQNNDENRESAEDVSNSDSIIDWLNSVRQTGNTTRSGQRGNQSWRAVSRTNPNSGDFRFSLEINVNRNGTPSSDNENDSSVEPSIGEDIENNSPTDMEIERAESPFIRQHGSERNALEELTEEVSLPRGQRRARSRSPEQRRIRARTDRSRSPLVSVTELPRRGHHNVTSQTFENSVGNEAEGSSRTRQHVTLRQHMMGTELSNENAISFSASDMRNIPQASGSSETSGSNESLAPGQRPPTIVLDLQVRRVRPGEYRQRDSIASRTRSRSQSTNNTVTYESERGGFRRTFSRSERAGVRTYVSTIRIPIRRILNTGLSETTSVAIQTMLRQIMTGFGELSYFMYSDSDTDPSGPSLSPSLDDPELQNPGLGTSGSGGGVSASTSAGGGASSSSSSSSMESLETNSELYDGSNEGTSSGIRREGRNRDRSSVTFEESGSLPFLSLAQFFLLNEEDDDQPRGLTKEQIDNLAMRNFGESDAFKTCSVCITEYTEGNKLRKLPCSHEYHVHCIDRWLSENSTCPICRRAVLTSGNRESVV